The following proteins come from a genomic window of Yinghuangia sp. ASG 101:
- a CDS encoding CaiB/BaiF CoA-transferase family protein, with product MQNPTPEQTKPGALDGIRVVEVGDRIGEYCGLVLAGLGAEVIKVEPPEGAESRRMGPFVDDVPDPERSLHFWAYNRGKRSVVLDLDTDEGRRGLEELAAASDVLLDASPIGHLDERGLGSAELRERHPALIVARMTPFGEEGPRRDWKATDLVHLALGGQVMNNGYDPDPSGKYDLPPVAAQLEHSYAVAGEQLAFTVIAALISRRHTGRGQHLSCAVHEALAKNTEGDLMSWICLRTPFLRQTCRHSAPDVSVHRSIFATKDGRWILATTRNAELLGPFLAKYGIGEDVSDGSDEKSKDSRVLPGMEGGAARNMDAVEHTIRRYRFDDVPWREAQEAGLMWVPVRKPHESAYDEHWLQRGTFGDVEHPDLGRALRYPTSKWIATGTQWVGRSPAPRLDQHRALLQVTPRPLARAPLPVPRDLSVHGRPWALQGVRILDFTWMLASAGATRFLASLGADVIKVEWHKNLDPRRGGNPVGGREARERATGPVPSQWPADLGGPVGAQYNNKNPGKRGISLNVKHPKGLELARRMVAESTVVAEGFSPGVMESWGLGYDELRAIKPDIIYAKQSGMGTEGIYGRFRTIGPVAQAFAGTSEMSGLPDPFPPAGWGYSYLDWYGAYSFALAVLGAVYHHDVTGEGQAIDASQSEVGIFMTAVPTLDYQVNGRVWERAGNRSPYSTAAPEGLYPTRGDDRWIAITCREDADWVALAKEAGHPEWLAQADFRTAADRHRNREALDRLVAAWTAEHDGFDLMNRLQAIGVAAGVAQTTRDRVENDPQLAALNWLTELDATNFGRWPVAAPSVTMSDTPQYAGGRVGRGAPTYGEHNYEVYEELLGLSRDEVDGLADEDAI from the coding sequence ATGCAGAACCCCACCCCTGAGCAGACGAAACCCGGAGCCCTCGACGGCATACGGGTGGTCGAGGTCGGCGACCGGATCGGCGAGTATTGCGGACTCGTCCTGGCCGGTCTCGGCGCCGAGGTGATCAAGGTCGAGCCGCCCGAGGGCGCCGAAAGCCGCCGGATGGGCCCGTTCGTCGACGACGTCCCCGACCCCGAGCGGTCGCTGCACTTCTGGGCCTACAACCGCGGGAAGCGCTCGGTCGTCCTGGACCTCGACACCGACGAAGGCCGCCGCGGGCTGGAGGAACTGGCCGCCGCGAGCGACGTGTTGCTGGACGCGAGCCCCATCGGCCACCTGGACGAGCGGGGGCTGGGCAGCGCCGAACTACGCGAGCGGCACCCGGCGCTCATCGTCGCCCGGATGACCCCGTTCGGCGAGGAAGGGCCCCGCCGGGACTGGAAGGCGACCGACCTGGTCCACCTGGCGCTGGGCGGGCAGGTGATGAACAACGGCTACGACCCGGACCCTTCGGGGAAATACGACCTGCCGCCGGTGGCCGCGCAGCTTGAGCACTCCTACGCCGTCGCCGGCGAGCAACTCGCCTTCACCGTGATCGCCGCGCTCATCAGCCGCCGCCACACCGGCAGGGGGCAGCACCTGTCGTGCGCGGTCCACGAGGCCCTCGCGAAGAACACCGAGGGCGACCTGATGTCGTGGATCTGCCTGCGCACCCCGTTCCTGCGCCAGACCTGCCGGCACTCCGCGCCCGACGTGTCCGTCCACCGCTCGATCTTCGCCACCAAGGACGGCCGCTGGATCCTCGCCACCACGCGCAACGCCGAGCTGCTCGGGCCGTTCCTGGCCAAGTACGGCATCGGCGAGGACGTCAGCGACGGCAGCGACGAGAAGAGCAAGGACTCCCGGGTGCTGCCCGGCATGGAGGGCGGCGCGGCCCGGAACATGGACGCTGTCGAGCACACCATCCGCCGGTACCGCTTCGACGACGTCCCCTGGCGGGAGGCGCAGGAGGCCGGGCTGATGTGGGTGCCGGTCCGCAAGCCCCACGAGTCCGCGTACGACGAACACTGGCTGCAACGCGGCACGTTCGGGGACGTCGAGCACCCCGACCTCGGCCGTGCGCTGCGCTACCCGACCAGCAAGTGGATCGCGACCGGGACGCAGTGGGTCGGCCGGAGCCCGGCTCCGCGACTGGACCAACACCGCGCGTTGTTGCAGGTCACACCGCGACCCTTGGCGCGGGCGCCGCTGCCGGTGCCCCGCGACCTGTCCGTTCACGGCAGGCCCTGGGCGCTGCAAGGCGTCCGGATCCTCGACTTCACCTGGATGCTCGCCTCGGCCGGGGCCACCCGGTTCCTCGCCTCGCTCGGCGCCGACGTGATCAAGGTCGAGTGGCACAAGAACCTCGACCCGCGCCGCGGCGGCAATCCCGTCGGCGGCCGGGAGGCGCGGGAACGCGCCACCGGACCCGTACCGTCGCAGTGGCCCGCCGATCTCGGCGGCCCGGTGGGCGCGCAGTACAACAACAAGAACCCCGGCAAGCGCGGCATATCGCTGAACGTCAAGCACCCCAAGGGGCTGGAGCTGGCCCGGCGGATGGTGGCCGAGAGCACGGTGGTCGCCGAGGGGTTCTCGCCGGGCGTCATGGAGAGCTGGGGCCTGGGCTACGACGAACTGCGCGCGATCAAGCCGGACATCATCTACGCGAAGCAGTCAGGCATGGGCACCGAGGGGATCTACGGCCGGTTCCGCACCATCGGCCCGGTGGCGCAGGCGTTCGCCGGAACCTCGGAGATGAGTGGTCTGCCGGACCCGTTCCCGCCCGCCGGCTGGGGCTACTCCTACCTGGACTGGTACGGCGCCTACAGCTTCGCGTTGGCCGTCCTCGGCGCCGTCTACCACCACGACGTCACGGGCGAGGGCCAGGCGATCGACGCGTCGCAGAGCGAGGTCGGCATCTTCATGACCGCCGTGCCGACGCTGGACTACCAGGTCAACGGGCGGGTGTGGGAGCGCGCCGGGAACCGGTCGCCGTACTCGACCGCGGCACCGGAAGGCCTGTACCCCACCCGCGGCGACGACCGGTGGATCGCGATCACCTGCCGCGAGGACGCGGACTGGGTGGCGCTGGCCAAGGAGGCCGGCCACCCGGAGTGGTTGGCGCAGGCCGACTTCCGTACGGCCGCCGACCGGCACCGCAACCGGGAGGCGTTGGACCGGCTGGTGGCCGCGTGGACGGCCGAGCACGACGGGTTCGACCTGATGAACCGGCTCCAGGCCATCGGCGTGGCCGCCGGTGTCGCGCAGACCACCCGGGACCGGGTGGAGAACGACCCGCAACTGGCCGCGCTGAACTGGCTCACCGAACTCGACGCGACCAACTTCGGCCGCTGGCCGGTGGCGGCGCCGTCGGTGACGATGTCCGACACCCCGCAGTACGCCGGCGGCCGGGTCGGGAGGGGCGCGCCCACCTACGGCGAGCACAACTACGAGGTCTACGAGGAACTGCTCGGACTATCGCGCGACGAGGTCGACGGCCTGGCGGACGAGGACGCGATCTGA
- a CDS encoding thiolase family protein, translated as MADTASRLGGAIRGRTAVVAAGSTRQGTIPGITADELAVEGLRVTLAESGIDKSAIDGLITCKSYGGFGIDTEIGRLAGLNPAYSATLDYGTCNFSLHLACAVIDAGLAGVVAIVYGTNQRSAGNTFGHPLGRQDEASVYGFLNVAGPAAMAFRRHRMLYGTTEADLAEISVSQRKYATDNPLAIFREPMTVDDYLAAPYLVAPLRRADLCMISDGAACLIVASADRAAELTAKPVHVMGIAQQTGLRDRQNADQWLRPWIRSVAERVYPAAGIGRDGVDALYIQDPTSIWVLQMLEYYGFVEPGGVGEAFRTGAVGHGGKLPLNTNGGQLSEAYMWGFLHLVEAVRQLRGEAGDRQVAGLTTAQYCSTFGFMKAASTILSTEVR; from the coding sequence ATGGCCGACACAGCATCCCGGCTCGGTGGCGCCATCCGCGGCCGTACCGCGGTGGTCGCGGCGGGCTCCACCCGGCAGGGCACCATCCCCGGCATCACGGCCGACGAACTGGCCGTCGAGGGACTGCGCGTCACCCTGGCCGAGTCCGGCATCGACAAGTCGGCCATCGACGGGCTGATCACCTGCAAGTCGTACGGCGGCTTCGGGATCGACACCGAGATCGGCCGACTGGCCGGGCTCAACCCCGCCTACAGCGCGACGCTGGACTACGGCACCTGCAACTTCTCGCTCCACCTGGCCTGCGCGGTGATCGACGCCGGGCTGGCCGGTGTCGTCGCCATCGTCTACGGCACCAACCAGCGCAGCGCGGGGAACACGTTCGGCCACCCGCTGGGGCGTCAGGACGAGGCGTCGGTCTACGGCTTCCTCAACGTGGCCGGGCCCGCCGCGATGGCCTTCCGCCGCCACCGGATGCTGTACGGCACCACCGAGGCGGACCTTGCCGAGATCTCGGTCTCGCAGCGGAAGTACGCGACCGACAACCCGCTGGCGATCTTCCGCGAGCCGATGACGGTGGACGACTACCTCGCCGCTCCCTACCTCGTCGCGCCGCTGCGGCGGGCCGACCTGTGCATGATCTCCGACGGCGCCGCCTGCCTGATCGTCGCGAGCGCGGACCGCGCGGCGGAGCTCACCGCCAAGCCCGTGCACGTCATGGGGATCGCGCAACAGACCGGGCTGCGGGACCGCCAGAACGCCGACCAGTGGCTGCGGCCCTGGATCCGGTCGGTGGCCGAGCGGGTCTACCCCGCCGCGGGCATCGGCCGGGACGGGGTCGACGCCCTCTACATCCAGGACCCGACCAGCATCTGGGTGCTTCAGATGCTGGAGTACTACGGCTTCGTCGAACCCGGCGGCGTGGGCGAGGCGTTCCGTACGGGCGCGGTCGGCCACGGCGGGAAACTGCCGCTCAACACCAACGGCGGCCAGCTCTCCGAGGCCTACATGTGGGGCTTTCTGCATCTCGTCGAGGCCGTACGGCAGTTGCGCGGCGAGGCCGGGGACCGACAGGTCGCGGGCCTCACCACGGCGCAGTACTGCTCGACGTTCGGCTTCATGAAGGCGGCGAGCACGATTCTCTCGACGGAGGTCCGATGA
- a CDS encoding Zn-ribbon domain-containing OB-fold protein — MSHQTPQVQDDSRFWAEASEGRLVFQRCADCAFLRWPAAGVCPECLGRSFAWDEVEPVGTVWSFAVYHRAYAAHLRERVPYNVALVELDSGVRLLSTLDGFPPEADPIGARVRARFRAVGEHPVVPVFGPA, encoded by the coding sequence ATGAGCCACCAGACCCCGCAGGTCCAGGACGACTCGCGTTTCTGGGCCGAGGCGAGCGAGGGACGCCTGGTCTTCCAGCGCTGCGCCGACTGCGCGTTCCTGCGCTGGCCGGCGGCCGGCGTGTGCCCGGAGTGCCTGGGACGGTCCTTCGCGTGGGACGAGGTCGAGCCGGTCGGCACCGTCTGGAGCTTCGCCGTCTACCACCGCGCCTACGCCGCCCACCTCCGGGAGCGCGTCCCGTACAACGTCGCGCTGGTCGAACTGGACAGCGGGGTCCGGCTGCTCAGCACCCTGGACGGCTTCCCGCCGGAGGCCGACCCGATCGGCGCCCGGGTCCGGGCCCGGTTCCGGGCGGTCGGCGAGCATCCGGTCGTCCCGGTCTTCGGGCCGGCCTGA
- a CDS encoding ferredoxin: MRIDIDPGACEGNAVCEAMAPMVFALDDRDQARVIGEAVTADGSVPDEHRLLVERAAEGCPRLAIRISG; the protein is encoded by the coding sequence ATGCGGATCGACATCGACCCCGGGGCCTGCGAGGGGAACGCCGTGTGCGAGGCCATGGCGCCGATGGTCTTCGCACTCGACGACCGCGACCAGGCGCGTGTGATCGGCGAGGCCGTCACTGCGGACGGCTCGGTGCCGGACGAGCACCGGCTGCTCGTGGAGCGGGCCGCCGAGGGGTGCCCCCGGCTGGCCATCCGGATTTCCGGGTAG
- a CDS encoding cytochrome P450, with translation MRAPADIVLTDFDHHSAKFAARPFEVLEELRDAAPVAWSTAHGGFWVVTDHGNVVQGLADYATFSSTAGPAIPANPFGTRHIPVAFDPPLHALYRKVLNEWYSKAEISRREPEIKAMVAEIVTGLRERGSWDFVSDLANVSPGAVTLGILGWDAGQRLELLDVMTQSLRNQANSDPDVQRQNAERSAWFREQILREANDRRANRRDDLMSVLANDPVVGGQPLTDEELADMVVLLILAGFHTTSGAFTALMVHLAEHPEAKQRLDRDRSLIPHAIEEIVRIYSPATAHARTVTRDTELGGVAMKKGDWTLFVNMAANHDPDAFPDPERVDLDRNRAKSVAFGWGVHRCLGLHLARLILRLEVEAVLDLLPGYRIDLDAAVRSDHMGLGYFYLSVPASIPQGS, from the coding sequence ATGCGCGCGCCGGCCGACATCGTCCTGACCGACTTCGACCATCATTCGGCGAAGTTCGCCGCCCGTCCGTTCGAGGTCCTGGAGGAGCTGCGCGACGCCGCCCCGGTGGCCTGGTCGACCGCGCACGGCGGCTTCTGGGTGGTCACCGACCACGGGAACGTGGTCCAGGGCCTGGCCGACTACGCCACGTTCTCCTCCACGGCGGGCCCGGCCATTCCCGCCAACCCGTTCGGCACCCGCCACATCCCGGTGGCCTTCGACCCGCCGCTGCACGCCCTGTACCGCAAGGTGCTCAACGAGTGGTACAGCAAGGCCGAGATCTCCCGGCGAGAGCCGGAGATCAAGGCCATGGTCGCGGAGATCGTCACCGGACTGCGGGAGCGCGGGAGTTGGGACTTTGTCTCCGATCTGGCCAACGTCTCCCCCGGCGCGGTCACCCTGGGAATCCTCGGCTGGGATGCCGGTCAGCGCCTCGAACTGCTGGACGTGATGACCCAGTCGCTGCGCAACCAGGCGAACTCCGACCCCGACGTCCAGCGGCAGAACGCCGAGCGGAGCGCGTGGTTCCGGGAGCAGATCCTGCGCGAGGCGAACGACCGGCGGGCGAACCGACGCGACGACCTGATGTCGGTGCTCGCGAACGACCCCGTCGTCGGCGGCCAACCGCTCACCGACGAGGAACTGGCCGACATGGTCGTCCTGCTGATCCTCGCCGGCTTCCACACCACCAGCGGCGCCTTCACGGCGCTCATGGTCCACTTGGCGGAGCACCCCGAGGCCAAGCAGCGACTCGACCGGGACCGGAGCCTGATCCCGCACGCGATCGAGGAGATCGTCCGGATCTACTCCCCCGCCACCGCGCACGCCCGAACGGTCACCCGGGACACGGAGTTGGGCGGCGTCGCGATGAAGAAGGGCGACTGGACGCTCTTCGTCAACATGGCGGCCAACCACGACCCGGACGCCTTCCCCGACCCCGAGCGCGTCGACCTCGACCGCAACCGGGCCAAGAGCGTCGCGTTCGGCTGGGGCGTCCACCGCTGCCTGGGGCTGCACCTGGCCCGGCTGATCCTGCGGCTGGAGGTCGAAGCCGTGCTCGACCTGCTGCCGGGGTACCGCATCGACCTCGACGCCGCCGTGCGCTCGGACCACATGGGGCTCGGGTACTTCTACCTGTCGGTCCCGGCGAGCATCCCCCAGGGGTCCTGA
- a CDS encoding FAD-dependent oxidoreductase has product MTFVISKGCCNDGSCVTVCPVQCIRPRPGDADFTTAEQLYIDPATCIDCGACLDECPVEAVHPEWELPEHLSDYLDINAEYFAANPLADVGPPSFAPRALPTDRPELRVAIVGTGPAACYAAGILSDIKGVAVTMLERLPTPFGLVRGGVAPDHPNTKKMADRFGGVLSRPAVTSYFNVEVGRDLTIGELLRYHHAVLWAGGAPDDRKLGVAGEHLPGVHAARNFVAWYNGHPDHAGERFGLDGERVVVIGNGNVALDVARTLLRPADALSVTDMAQHAVDALAAGNVSEVVVVARRGPEHAAYSQGELLALDQLEGVTVVAEADEVGAHDGDRKQAVLRRAAGRGDAAGKVVRFRFGLEPVAIEGGERVEAVTFRRPDGGTERIETALVLRAIGYRGARVDGLPFDEATATLPHESGRVVDPERGEVVVGVYCSGWIKRGPRGVIGSNKQDAEETVAGILDDLASDRLADPTGSPEDFARLLRDRVADLLDKTAWDRIDREEKRRGREASRPRQKLVTIQELLAASRAAS; this is encoded by the coding sequence ATGACGTTCGTGATCTCGAAGGGCTGTTGCAACGACGGTTCGTGCGTCACCGTCTGCCCGGTCCAGTGCATCCGTCCGAGGCCCGGAGACGCCGACTTCACCACCGCCGAGCAGCTCTACATCGACCCGGCCACGTGCATCGACTGCGGGGCGTGTCTCGACGAGTGCCCGGTCGAGGCCGTGCACCCGGAGTGGGAACTGCCCGAGCATCTCTCGGACTACCTGGATATCAACGCCGAGTACTTCGCCGCCAACCCCCTGGCCGACGTCGGCCCGCCCTCGTTCGCCCCCAGGGCGCTGCCGACCGACCGGCCGGAACTGCGCGTCGCGATCGTCGGCACCGGCCCGGCGGCCTGCTACGCGGCCGGAATCCTGAGCGACATCAAGGGCGTCGCGGTGACCATGCTCGAACGTCTGCCCACACCGTTCGGCCTGGTGCGCGGCGGGGTCGCCCCCGACCACCCGAACACCAAGAAAATGGCCGACCGGTTCGGCGGCGTCCTGTCCCGGCCGGCCGTGACGAGCTACTTCAACGTCGAGGTCGGCCGGGACCTCACCATCGGGGAACTGCTGCGGTACCACCACGCCGTGCTCTGGGCCGGCGGCGCCCCCGACGACCGCAAGCTGGGCGTCGCCGGCGAGCACCTTCCCGGCGTGCACGCCGCCCGGAACTTCGTGGCCTGGTACAACGGGCACCCGGACCACGCCGGGGAACGCTTCGGGCTGGACGGCGAGCGGGTCGTGGTGATCGGCAACGGCAACGTCGCCCTCGACGTGGCCCGGACCCTGCTGCGCCCGGCCGACGCGCTCTCCGTCACCGACATGGCCCAGCACGCCGTCGACGCCTTGGCGGCGGGCAACGTTTCCGAGGTGGTCGTCGTCGCCCGCCGCGGCCCGGAGCACGCGGCGTACTCGCAGGGCGAGTTGCTGGCCCTCGACCAACTCGAAGGGGTCACCGTGGTGGCCGAGGCCGACGAGGTCGGCGCCCACGACGGTGACCGCAAGCAGGCGGTCCTGCGGCGCGCGGCCGGTCGCGGCGACGCCGCGGGCAAGGTGGTCAGGTTCCGGTTCGGGCTGGAGCCCGTGGCGATCGAGGGCGGGGAACGCGTCGAGGCGGTCACCTTCCGGCGTCCGGACGGCGGCACCGAACGGATCGAGACCGCGCTGGTCCTGCGGGCCATCGGCTACCGCGGCGCCCGCGTCGACGGCCTGCCGTTCGACGAGGCCACCGCCACGCTCCCGCACGAATCCGGCCGGGTCGTCGACCCGGAGCGGGGCGAGGTCGTGGTCGGGGTCTACTGCTCCGGATGGATCAAGCGCGGCCCGCGCGGCGTCATCGGCAGCAACAAACAGGACGCCGAGGAGACCGTGGCCGGCATCCTCGACGATCTGGCGTCGGACCGGCTGGCCGACCCGACCGGATCCCCCGAGGACTTCGCGAGGCTCCTGCGCGACCGCGTCGCGGATCTGCTCGACAAGACCGCGTGGGACCGGATCGATCGGGAGGAGAAGCGCCGGGGCCGCGAGGCATCACGGCCCCGACAGAAGCTGGTGACGATCCAGGAACTCCTGGCCGCCTCGCGCGCCGCCTCGTGA
- a CDS encoding RipA family octameric membrane protein, with protein MRIPALLNLLRTDSANVDDVRPTLWTARIGPASYRGDREHYQSAVLEQYKLYVEMADRVSARRALTNAFFLSLHSGILTGLGAAWRSDDFPVAFLFVLFAVGTVFAAAWLSLIVSYRQLNAAKYTVIGALEERLPAAPYSRAEWAALKQGTDKGRYWPLTYPEQLLPVVFALLYLTGIAVTPTVR; from the coding sequence ATGCGGATACCAGCGCTGCTGAACCTTCTTCGGACCGACTCGGCCAATGTCGACGACGTACGGCCCACACTGTGGACCGCGCGGATAGGCCCTGCTTCCTACAGAGGCGACCGCGAGCACTACCAGAGCGCCGTTCTGGAGCAGTACAAGCTGTACGTGGAGATGGCCGACCGAGTCAGCGCACGCCGCGCGTTGACCAACGCCTTCTTCCTGAGCCTGCATTCGGGGATCCTGACCGGACTCGGCGCGGCGTGGCGAAGCGACGACTTCCCGGTCGCGTTCCTCTTCGTCCTCTTCGCCGTCGGTACCGTGTTCGCCGCGGCGTGGCTGTCGCTGATCGTTTCCTATCGGCAGCTCAATGCCGCCAAGTACACAGTCATCGGCGCCCTGGAGGAGCGGCTGCCGGCCGCCCCGTACTCACGCGCGGAGTGGGCCGCCCTGAAGCAAGGTACCGACAAGGGCCGGTACTGGCCGCTCACGTACCCCGAACAACTCCTCCCGGTAGTGTTCGCCCTCCTCTACCTGACTGGTATCGCCGTGACCCCCACCGTCCGCTGA
- a CDS encoding SUMF1/EgtB/PvdO family nonheme iron enzyme — MRPPLKVYIAYKWTTTDKDAWVADLAADLRAAGFDAQLDVWEVRYGDSITSYMTSRIQVSSVVLFVVTPESVASVAKGGGAVNFEMEMATARRTRGDDVRLIGIYREGDALPMHLQDNRYVDFRKDDDYQESLAALIDDLHGRTRRPRISRPLDLEWVSVPAGRFRMGSEAEPGTDNVEVPAHTVTLTRGFSILKYPVTQGNWEEVLGPEANSSHFRTNPNLPAEMVSWRDAARFVAALDEADPTRTHRLPTSAEWEYCCRAGTTSAYFFGDGEGPLSAYAWMESNSMGQTHPVGRLEPNAWGLHDMLGNVWEWTSDWFEDYTALAESDPAGPAYGRYRVIRGGGWANDAECCRSAYRSAADPGLRYRGLGLRIVSTTRSGADW; from the coding sequence GTGAGGCCGCCACTCAAGGTCTACATCGCGTACAAGTGGACCACGACGGACAAGGACGCCTGGGTGGCGGACCTCGCCGCCGACCTCAGAGCCGCCGGCTTCGACGCGCAGCTGGACGTGTGGGAGGTCCGCTACGGCGATTCGATCACGAGCTACATGACATCGCGCATCCAGGTCTCCTCTGTCGTGCTGTTCGTCGTTACGCCGGAGTCCGTGGCCTCCGTCGCGAAAGGCGGAGGCGCCGTCAATTTCGAGATGGAGATGGCCACCGCGAGGCGTACCCGCGGGGACGATGTGCGGTTGATCGGCATTTATCGCGAAGGGGACGCACTGCCGATGCACCTCCAGGACAACCGGTACGTCGACTTCCGGAAAGACGATGATTACCAGGAGTCGCTCGCGGCCCTGATCGACGATCTTCACGGAAGAACTCGGCGCCCTCGGATATCGCGGCCGCTGGACCTCGAATGGGTGAGTGTTCCCGCGGGGCGGTTCCGCATGGGGTCCGAGGCCGAGCCCGGAACCGACAATGTCGAAGTCCCGGCGCACACCGTGACGCTGACCCGGGGATTCTCCATTCTCAAATACCCGGTCACCCAAGGGAACTGGGAAGAGGTGCTGGGCCCCGAGGCGAATTCCAGCCACTTCAGGACGAATCCCAATCTTCCGGCGGAAATGGTCTCCTGGCGTGACGCCGCCCGTTTCGTCGCGGCACTCGACGAGGCCGATCCGACACGTACGCATCGTCTGCCGACGTCGGCGGAGTGGGAGTACTGCTGTCGGGCGGGAACGACGTCCGCGTACTTTTTCGGTGACGGCGAAGGCCCGCTCTCCGCGTACGCCTGGATGGAGTCCAACTCCATGGGGCAGACCCATCCCGTCGGTCGGCTCGAACCCAACGCCTGGGGCCTCCACGACATGCTGGGCAACGTATGGGAATGGACGTCCGACTGGTTCGAGGACTACACGGCCCTGGCCGAGTCCGACCCGGCAGGACCGGCCTACGGGCGCTACCGCGTGATCCGAGGCGGCGGTTGGGCGAACGACGCGGAATGCTGCCGTTCGGCGTATCGGAGCGCCGCGGACCCCGGGCTCCGTTATCGCGGGCTCGGCCTGCGAATCGTTTCGACGACCCGTTCGGGAGCCGACTGGTGA
- a CDS encoding helix-turn-helix domain-containing protein yields MAEVPDSAIGARVRFHRERRDRTQAVLAGFVGITADYLSQIERGVKTPTIGVLHDLARELQVPITALLGGPGDDEDAEFVPTRGGFGPVERALVGTWPVARAADRVDVTALRERVEEACRTYQSSATRFSAAALVLPDLIADAERAVRQLGAPADAGERREAHRARADLYFLLRSYCKRQGRMSLSMLAADRALHAAQEADDPLRIAAAEWNLGHHLLADNELDGAEAVVRQAADGLGQWRASPSVAAVYGALHLVFAATLSRRRDARGARRVLDGPASAVAAVSGEGNVLWTVFGPANVAVHRVSVEMEAGRPNAGLEIADHVDTAGMASIERRMTHLLEVTRCYEQSRDDLAVLLHLQNAERLAPEDVRGSKMARELVRTLRHRARPSYASDVADLAARVGLLAN; encoded by the coding sequence ATGGCGGAAGTTCCGGACAGCGCGATCGGTGCGCGGGTGCGCTTCCACCGTGAGCGCCGTGATCGGACGCAGGCGGTGCTCGCGGGTTTCGTGGGTATCACCGCTGACTACCTGTCGCAGATCGAGCGGGGTGTGAAAACGCCGACGATTGGAGTGCTGCACGATCTTGCCCGGGAGCTACAGGTGCCGATCACCGCGCTGCTCGGCGGCCCCGGGGACGACGAGGATGCCGAGTTCGTGCCGACGCGTGGTGGGTTCGGGCCGGTGGAACGGGCGTTGGTCGGCACATGGCCCGTCGCCCGGGCAGCCGACCGTGTGGACGTAACGGCGCTGCGCGAGCGGGTGGAGGAGGCGTGTCGGACGTACCAGTCCTCGGCCACACGGTTCTCCGCCGCCGCGCTGGTCCTTCCCGATCTGATCGCGGACGCGGAGCGGGCTGTTCGTCAGTTGGGTGCGCCAGCCGACGCTGGCGAACGCCGTGAGGCGCACCGGGCCCGCGCAGACTTGTACTTCCTGCTGCGCAGTTACTGCAAGCGGCAGGGGCGGATGTCGTTGTCGATGCTGGCCGCCGACCGCGCGCTGCACGCGGCGCAGGAGGCTGACGATCCGCTGCGGATTGCGGCGGCGGAGTGGAACTTGGGCCACCACCTGCTCGCGGACAACGAGCTCGACGGTGCCGAGGCGGTGGTGCGGCAGGCTGCGGACGGTCTTGGGCAATGGCGGGCCTCGCCGTCGGTTGCCGCGGTGTACGGGGCGCTGCACCTGGTGTTCGCGGCCACGTTGTCCCGGCGCCGTGACGCGCGCGGGGCGCGCCGGGTCTTGGACGGTCCCGCGTCCGCTGTGGCGGCCGTCAGCGGGGAGGGGAATGTGCTGTGGACGGTGTTCGGGCCCGCGAATGTAGCGGTGCACCGCGTATCGGTGGAGATGGAGGCCGGCAGGCCGAACGCGGGGTTGGAGATCGCGGACCACGTCGACACGGCGGGGATGGCGTCGATCGAGCGCCGCATGACGCACCTCCTTGAAGTCACCCGCTGCTACGAGCAGAGCCGCGACGATCTGGCGGTGCTGCTCCACCTCCAAAATGCCGAGCGTCTGGCGCCGGAGGACGTGCGCGGGAGCAAGATGGCCCGAGAGCTGGTCCGCACTCTGCGGCACCGGGCCCGCCCGTCGTATGCCTCGGACGTCGCTGACCTCGCCGCCCGGGTCGGGCTGCTGGCCAACTAA
- a CDS encoding HAD family hydrolase: MPPIPLILWDIDHTLLVTHGVGGRCFADAYTRVVGEPMREQAVPDGRTEPVIFRETAVLHGHPPDAYRFEEFAEALAAAYLHRLPELREHGHALPGAHAAIDALHRAGAVQTVVTGNIRAVADIKLAAFGLDRHLDPDLGAYADDHTDRPELVRLALHRASAKHSPWISAAHTIVIGDTPKDVAAAIGAGTRILGVASGNHTIQVLKAAGATACVNDLRNTVNVVALTLTAAQA; this comes from the coding sequence ATGCCGCCGATCCCGCTCATCCTGTGGGACATCGACCACACCCTGCTCGTCACCCACGGCGTGGGCGGCAGGTGCTTCGCCGACGCGTACACCCGCGTCGTCGGCGAACCCATGCGCGAGCAAGCCGTTCCCGACGGCCGCACGGAACCGGTCATCTTCCGCGAGACCGCCGTCCTCCACGGCCATCCCCCGGACGCATACCGGTTCGAGGAATTCGCCGAAGCACTCGCTGCCGCGTACCTGCACCGCCTGCCCGAACTCCGCGAACACGGCCACGCCCTGCCCGGCGCCCACGCCGCCATCGACGCACTCCACCGCGCCGGAGCTGTGCAGACCGTCGTCACGGGAAACATCCGCGCCGTCGCCGACATCAAACTCGCCGCCTTCGGACTCGACCGCCACCTGGATCCTGACCTCGGCGCTTACGCCGACGACCACACCGACCGCCCCGAACTCGTCCGCCTCGCCCTGCACCGCGCCAGCGCGAAGCACAGCCCATGGATCTCCGCCGCGCACACCATCGTGATCGGAGACACCCCGAAGGACGTCGCTGCGGCGATCGGGGCAGGCACGCGAATCCTCGGCGTCGCTTCCGGCAATCACACCATCCAGGTGCTGAAAGCCGCCGGAGCCACCGCCTGCGTGAACGATCTCCGCAACACTGTGAACGTGGTCGCTTTGACGCTCACCGCAGCCCAAGCCTGA